From the Ruminiclostridium josui JCM 17888 genome, one window contains:
- a CDS encoding aldo/keto reductase, with product MQYRELGKTGIKLSALGFGAMRLPQSNVGGKTVFDTEESIRMIHRSFELGVNYIDTAPYYCEKQSEEIVGKAIKGWRDKVYLSTKNPIEDDSGVHYRERLENSLKKLNTDYIDFYHMWGISLEAFEQKINVKDGPLSAALKAKDEGLIKHISFSFHDKAENLIKLIDTGCFETVLCQYNMLDRSNEAGIAYAREKGLGVIIMGPIGGGRLGAPSEVISKLIPGGAKSSAELALRFVISNPNVTCALSGMSSMAMVEENIQVASNQEQLTEKEINAINEAMEQNKKLSDLYCTGCNYCMPCPKEVNIPKIFEYMNYHRVYKLTEYAKEEYKKIGTNEWVKGKRADACVECGICEQKCPQKIQIRKQLRESEKALA from the coding sequence ATGCAGTACCGCGAATTAGGTAAAACCGGGATAAAGTTATCCGCTTTAGGATTTGGTGCAATGAGATTGCCGCAATCAAATGTTGGTGGTAAAACGGTTTTTGATACCGAAGAGAGTATTAGGATGATACATAGGTCTTTCGAGTTGGGTGTGAATTATATTGACACAGCACCGTACTATTGTGAAAAGCAAAGTGAGGAGATAGTTGGAAAAGCAATAAAAGGCTGGAGAGACAAAGTCTATCTTTCAACTAAAAATCCAATTGAAGATGATTCCGGTGTACATTATAGAGAAAGACTTGAGAATTCCTTAAAGAAGCTTAATACTGACTACATAGATTTTTATCATATGTGGGGAATAAGTCTTGAAGCCTTTGAGCAGAAAATAAACGTAAAAGACGGACCGCTTTCAGCTGCATTAAAAGCAAAAGATGAGGGATTAATAAAACACATTTCCTTTTCTTTTCATGACAAAGCTGAAAACTTGATAAAGCTAATTGATACCGGATGCTTTGAGACAGTGTTATGTCAGTACAATATGTTGGATAGAAGCAATGAGGCCGGCATAGCTTATGCACGTGAAAAAGGCCTTGGAGTCATAATAATGGGCCCTATTGGCGGAGGAAGGTTGGGAGCACCTTCAGAGGTAATCAGTAAATTAATTCCAGGTGGAGCAAAAAGCAGTGCTGAACTAGCTTTGAGATTCGTAATATCCAATCCAAATGTCACATGTGCATTGTCGGGTATGAGTAGCATGGCAATGGTTGAGGAAAATATACAGGTTGCATCAAACCAGGAGCAACTTACAGAGAAAGAAATCAATGCAATAAATGAGGCAATGGAGCAAAATAAAAAACTTTCTGACTTGTACTGTACAGGGTGTAACTACTGTATGCCTTGCCCCAAGGAGGTTAATATTCCTAAGATATTTGAATATATGAACTATCATCGGGTATATAAATTGACTGAATACGCAAAAGAAGAATATAAAAAAATTGGAACCAATGAATGGGTTAAAGGAAAACGAGCTGATGCATGTGTAGAATGTGGCATATGTGAGCAGAAATGTCCTCAAAAAATACAAATACGCAAGCAATTAAGGGAATCTGAAAAAGCATTAGCTTAG
- a CDS encoding bifunctional diguanylate cyclase/phosphohydrolase codes for MYEDNTKFNVASSIEQSIELLMKLNQEYANLTSKVKNLENRLAAVSVLIDINEYMGNILHFQDLVSYLKDVIAGVLGLDCKIFTPDDIRKMNIDSSYLPSTDLYIQDLKAQNKELFGYNSGSLGVLSISKRDLYGYLVIHHELADMIDEEKKVLLQLIKSQICIYFENAILFSKLRDSAEHDGLTGLYNRLYLSQLLDNWEDRMVDINGAIILDLDNFKNINDNYGHLAGDNVIRMLVGVINNTIMNLPVYAIRYGGEEFLLLTRGIDSKDIVEIAETIRREFSLLKYEESSLSVSLGVSILGESCRVVDYMELIRSADDALYTAKRIGKNVVVTSDEDLQLFESVSFNIAKNLSRYNRFNVIGEIYRVNFKSPHLLSIDEYNKLKYCITSCFREYDGIYGSVSLSFVVLTDNQIPQELIENKINMALASNELDYISFEVHSNTDAYREVMLHSERVAAISVALAEAYGLPADECEKVKLAAANHDIGKLYVNPKILNKPGKLTPEEYEKIKMHAFYSYQYAKSRENLKFVADYIFYHHEYVDGSGYFKKKDIPLHSQIIVLADIFDALCENRCYRAAFSRDEAIRIMESEKHKFNPELFELMKQIANYI; via the coding sequence ATGTACGAGGATAATACTAAGTTTAATGTTGCATCTTCAATAGAGCAAAGTATTGAACTTCTAATGAAATTAAATCAGGAATATGCAAACCTTACTTCAAAGGTGAAAAATCTTGAAAACAGGCTTGCAGCCGTATCCGTACTGATAGATATTAATGAGTATATGGGTAACATCCTTCATTTTCAGGATCTTGTAAGCTATCTGAAAGATGTTATTGCAGGGGTTCTCGGGCTGGATTGCAAAATATTCACTCCTGATGATATTAGAAAGATGAATATTGATAGTTCATACCTTCCCAGCACTGATTTGTATATACAGGATTTGAAGGCTCAGAATAAGGAATTGTTTGGATATAATTCCGGCTCCCTTGGAGTGCTGAGTATTTCAAAACGTGATTTATATGGGTATCTTGTTATTCACCATGAATTAGCTGATATGATTGACGAGGAAAAAAAGGTCTTGCTTCAGTTAATCAAAAGCCAGATATGTATATACTTTGAAAATGCAATTTTATTTTCAAAGCTTAGAGACTCAGCGGAACATGATGGATTGACAGGTCTCTATAACAGATTGTATCTTTCTCAGCTTCTGGATAACTGGGAAGATAGAATGGTTGATATAAATGGTGCGATAATACTTGATTTGGATAATTTTAAGAATATTAATGACAATTACGGACATCTGGCAGGAGATAATGTTATTAGGATGTTAGTTGGTGTTATTAATAATACCATTATGAATCTTCCAGTATATGCTATACGTTATGGAGGAGAAGAATTTCTTTTACTTACAAGGGGAATAGATTCCAAGGATATTGTGGAAATAGCCGAAACAATTCGCAGAGAGTTTAGCCTCTTGAAATATGAAGAAAGCAGTCTCAGCGTAAGTCTGGGAGTTTCAATTTTAGGCGAATCCTGTAGAGTAGTGGACTATATGGAGCTTATTAGGAGTGCGGATGATGCATTGTATACAGCAAAGAGAATCGGCAAAAATGTGGTAGTTACCTCCGATGAAGACCTTCAGCTATTTGAGTCAGTATCATTTAACATTGCAAAGAATTTATCAAGATACAACAGGTTCAATGTTATAGGAGAAATTTACAGGGTTAATTTTAAATCACCCCATTTATTATCCATAGATGAATACAATAAACTAAAATATTGTATTACATCATGTTTCAGGGAATATGACGGAATATATGGCTCTGTTTCACTATCATTTGTAGTTTTAACAGATAACCAGATACCTCAGGAGCTTATTGAGAATAAAATTAATATGGCTCTAGCAAGCAATGAACTGGATTATATTAGCTTTGAAGTACATTCGAATACAGATGCTTATAGGGAGGTTATGCTCCACAGTGAGAGAGTTGCTGCTATTAGTGTTGCCCTTGCAGAGGCTTATGGCCTTCCTGCAGATGAATGTGAAAAGGTAAAGCTTGCAGCTGCCAATCATGATATAGGAAAACTGTATGTGAATCCAAAGATTCTCAATAAACCTGGTAAGCTTACACCTGAAGAATATGAAAAAATCAAAATGCATGCCTTTTATAGCTATCAATATGCTAAGAGTCGTGAAAACCTTAAATTTGTTGCAGATTACATATTCTATCATCATGAATATGTAGATGGCTCAGGATATTTTAAGAAAAAAGATATTCCACTCCATTCTCAAATAATAGTATTGGCTGATATTTTTGATGCGTTATGCGAAAACAGATGCTACAGGGCTGCTTTTAGCAGGGATGAAGCAATAAGAATAATGGAGAGTGAAAAGCACAAGTTTAATCCGGAGTTGTTTGAATTAATGAAGCAGATTGCAAATTATATTTAA
- a CDS encoding CYTH domain-containing protein — MKEGKNIEVEKKYVIDEENGFLFNKVRDEFSGLMKNFKAGDIKVKDSADDYFDTDGGDLYGQNIILRIRKDNKRNRITIKKDIPDIDACGSNSHLERFEYEQDINSEKIEDNWELLTKYCAELTERFQPKDFHKVIRIEKSREKVLFSQDEFSIEVAFDNVTYINLKNNVSKKEYQIEIELKSDYAHRDRLNTVTDELEKRYEFLKPNFESKYKRAVNLTSI, encoded by the coding sequence ATGAAAGAGGGAAAAAATATAGAAGTAGAAAAGAAATATGTAATTGATGAGGAAAACGGCTTCCTTTTCAATAAAGTCCGAGATGAGTTTTCAGGCCTTATGAAAAATTTCAAGGCAGGGGACATAAAAGTAAAAGATAGTGCAGATGATTACTTTGATACTGACGGTGGCGACTTATACGGGCAGAATATAATACTTAGGATTCGAAAGGATAATAAAAGAAACCGCATAACGATAAAAAAGGATATTCCTGACATAGATGCTTGTGGCAGTAACAGTCACCTTGAAAGATTTGAATACGAACAAGATATTAATTCAGAAAAGATAGAAGACAACTGGGAATTACTAACAAAATATTGTGCGGAACTTACTGAAAGGTTCCAACCGAAGGATTTTCATAAAGTAATCAGGATTGAAAAAAGCCGAGAGAAAGTACTTTTTTCTCAAGATGAATTCTCAATTGAGGTTGCTTTCGATAATGTTACTTACATAAATCTAAAAAATAATGTATCAAAAAAAGAATACCAGATAGAAATAGAACTCAAATCAGATTACGCCCATAGAGACAGATTAAACACTGTAACAGATGAGCTGGAAAAGAGATATGAGTTTCTTAAACCCAATTTTGAATCAAAATATAAAAGGGCAGTGAATTTGACAAGTATTTAA
- a CDS encoding acyl carrier protein, which yields MEVKEQIIAVIASALNIETEQINSISEDENLNRIGVDSVNFIEIIINLEDKLNIVFDDEELLLDNLNTLNKLEKVVSQKLGN from the coding sequence ATGGAAGTAAAAGAACAAATTATAGCTGTAATTGCTTCAGCTTTAAACATTGAAACTGAACAAATAAACAGCATATCAGAAGATGAAAACCTTAACAGGATAGGTGTGGATTCAGTTAATTTTATTGAAATTATTATTAATCTGGAAGATAAATTAAATATTGTTTTTGATGATGAAGAACTATTGCTGGATAATCTGAATACACTAAACAAGTTGGAAAAGGTAGTAAGTCAGAAACTTGGAAATTAG
- a CDS encoding ATP-grasp domain-containing protein, producing the protein MRNDFNLVNLLTTERSKGIIVWLCNIGAEKYWSNLSAGVVNRQEDIAVNRMEEMNLLICREQDIVILREMPNEDYLENLKRMGFSIPTILSPENADLLTPISELVLGDENLLNKLKEAADKNDDLYFVPYGITHLEEEIAQKTGMKIMGAPSHINAKINDKIFNREISEKLGLTVCQGKVCSSTDEIREEYERLTNNEPFFSKVIIKEPKGASGKGLYIVDSKHKLESSLRMIARFSKGRTDSKWLVEGWYDKKGDVNYQIYVSPEGQVTVFSIKEQLLRDTVYIGSKMPPELEQKVLDSYVEYGQKIGRYLYEIGFTGVAGVDSIITEQDVCIPIIEINGRFTLSTYISFVNQILKDKKILSRYFRLTPEKPVNYTDICGKLDKEGLLINSDTKEGIFVYTSGTLPYKLHDSNDCCVGRAFALIVSDSWEKVSILNSKLENIMETYSK; encoded by the coding sequence ATGAGAAACGATTTTAACTTAGTGAACCTTCTTACCACAGAAAGAAGCAAAGGAATCATAGTATGGTTGTGTAATATAGGTGCGGAAAAATACTGGAGTAACTTGAGTGCAGGAGTTGTTAATAGGCAGGAGGACATTGCTGTAAACCGTATGGAAGAAATGAATCTTCTCATATGCAGAGAACAGGATATTGTTATTCTTCGAGAAATGCCTAATGAAGATTATCTGGAAAATCTCAAAAGAATGGGTTTTTCTATTCCAACTATACTATCTCCTGAAAATGCTGATTTATTAACTCCCATTTCAGAGTTGGTACTTGGAGATGAAAACTTACTTAATAAATTAAAAGAGGCCGCGGATAAAAACGATGATTTGTATTTTGTTCCCTATGGAATTACTCATCTTGAAGAGGAAATAGCTCAAAAGACAGGTATGAAGATAATGGGGGCACCTTCACATATTAATGCAAAAATCAATGATAAGATATTTAATAGAGAAATATCTGAAAAGCTTGGTTTAACTGTGTGCCAAGGAAAAGTGTGCAGTTCTACTGATGAAATCAGGGAAGAATATGAAAGACTGACAAATAACGAACCATTCTTTAGCAAAGTTATTATTAAAGAGCCAAAGGGTGCTTCGGGAAAGGGCTTATACATAGTGGACAGCAAGCATAAGCTGGAATCAAGCCTAAGAATGATAGCACGATTTTCCAAAGGCAGAACAGATAGTAAATGGCTTGTGGAGGGCTGGTACGATAAGAAAGGGGATGTTAACTACCAAATATACGTATCCCCTGAGGGTCAAGTAACGGTCTTTTCTATTAAAGAACAGTTACTGAGAGACACAGTTTACATAGGCTCGAAAATGCCTCCTGAACTGGAGCAAAAAGTTCTGGACAGTTATGTAGAATATGGACAAAAAATAGGAAGGTATTTGTACGAAATCGGTTTTACAGGAGTTGCAGGAGTTGATTCAATTATCACAGAACAGGATGTATGTATTCCTATAATTGAAATTAACGGCCGATTTACATTATCTACTTATATTTCATTTGTTAATCAAATTTTGAAGGATAAAAAGATATTATCAAGATACTTCAGACTGACTCCTGAAAAACCCGTGAACTATACCGATATTTGCGGCAAACTGGACAAAGAGGGTTTGCTAATAAATTCTGATACTAAAGAAGGAATATTCGTTTATACCTCCGGAACACTTCCATATAAGCTTCACGACAGCAATGACTGTTGTGTGGGAAGAGCTTTTGCATTAATAGTATCTGATTCATGGGAGAAAGTCAGTATACTTAATTCAAAACTAGAGAATATTATGGAAACTTATTCAAAATAA
- a CDS encoding type III PLP-dependent enzyme, translating to MNDKILNDIATRYGTPVYAYDTEKIISQYTLLKNSLPQEVGIFYSMKANPLLGICQLFKKLGSCIETASSGELHTALLAGFSPDKIIFTSPGKTYEELKYAVETDIYSINIESLEEAQAINQIATEKSKVVNISIRINPDFDIAGSGIKMSGVASQFGIDQILMENVFNELKTLPNINVIGIHIYTGTQALNAHSIVQSMEQIIKLALDTSEKYCFSLKFLNLGGGFGVPYFKDDSNLDMDILRNEFSDIWDKYKDRLSDTQVFVESGRFLMAESGTYLTKILYKKECKGRKYLVCDGGSNQHASSAFLGRHIRNNFPMHILNKSGNEEQVNVVGPLCTPTDVIGQNVMLPEAVPGDIVAIEKSGAYGITQSPGLFLSHPLPAEVQYYEGRTYILRERWEKEDFMQRQKPLDTNLL from the coding sequence ATGAACGACAAAATACTAAATGATATCGCAACCAGATATGGAACACCTGTCTACGCTTATGATACTGAGAAAATCATATCTCAGTATACATTGCTCAAGAACAGTTTACCACAAGAGGTTGGGATATTTTATTCTATGAAGGCAAATCCTCTTTTGGGAATATGTCAACTGTTCAAGAAGCTAGGCAGCTGTATTGAAACGGCATCTTCGGGAGAATTACACACTGCGCTTTTAGCAGGATTTTCACCTGATAAAATTATATTTACCAGTCCTGGAAAAACGTATGAAGAATTGAAATATGCTGTGGAAACCGACATTTACAGTATAAATATAGAAAGCTTGGAAGAAGCCCAAGCAATTAATCAAATAGCAACTGAAAAAAGTAAGGTAGTAAATATATCTATAAGAATAAATCCTGACTTTGACATTGCAGGCTCCGGTATTAAAATGTCAGGAGTTGCATCTCAGTTCGGGATAGATCAGATTCTTATGGAGAATGTATTTAATGAATTAAAAACACTACCAAATATTAATGTAATTGGGATACATATATATACAGGGACACAGGCATTAAATGCCCACAGTATTGTTCAGAGTATGGAGCAAATTATTAAGCTTGCACTGGATACTTCGGAAAAATACTGTTTTAGCCTCAAGTTTCTAAACCTTGGCGGGGGTTTTGGTGTTCCTTACTTCAAGGATGATAGTAATCTTGATATGGACATACTCCGCAATGAGTTTAGTGATATATGGGATAAATACAAGGACAGGCTTTCTGACACGCAGGTTTTTGTAGAAAGCGGAAGATTTCTTATGGCTGAATCGGGAACATATCTTACAAAAATTCTTTACAAAAAAGAATGTAAGGGCAGAAAATACCTGGTTTGTGACGGTGGTTCAAATCAGCATGCGTCATCTGCTTTCCTTGGCAGGCACATTAGAAATAATTTTCCAATGCATATTCTCAATAAGTCGGGCAATGAAGAGCAGGTAAATGTAGTAGGGCCTCTATGTACTCCAACAGATGTTATAGGACAGAATGTTATGCTGCCCGAAGCTGTTCCAGGAGACATAGTAGCAATTGAAAAGTCAGGAGCTTATGGAATAACACAGAGCCCAGGACTTTTCCTGAGTCATCCGTTACCGGCAGAAGTTCAGTATTATGAAGGTAGGACATATATTCTCAGAGAAAGGTGGGAAAAAGAAGATTTTATGCAAAGACAAAAACCTTTGGATACAAATCTTCTTTAA
- a CDS encoding thioesterase II family protein → MKEIKLFCLPYAGGSADVYARWRTFLNNSIKLYPIELPGRSKRAKDPFYKSMEEAVEDIANLVERETQDSDYAVFGHSMGSIITYELVCSLYQKGLKLPRHVFFSGRYPPYIEKQGKNMHLLSDDELIQEAVAMGGIPEKLLKYKRLVENAVNTLRADYTILETYGHNPHIHKLDIDISVLSGTNDELATIEDMKCWELYTKKSCTFYTFDGGHFYIHKNAEAIVKIINNALAVAE, encoded by the coding sequence ATGAAAGAAATTAAGCTGTTTTGTTTACCGTATGCAGGAGGTTCAGCGGATGTATATGCAAGATGGAGAACTTTTTTGAACAATTCCATAAAGCTTTATCCCATTGAACTCCCGGGAAGGTCTAAAAGAGCAAAAGACCCATTTTATAAAAGTATGGAGGAGGCTGTGGAGGATATAGCAAATCTTGTTGAGAGGGAAACACAAGACAGTGATTATGCTGTTTTTGGCCACAGCATGGGCAGTATAATAACCTATGAATTGGTATGCAGTCTTTACCAAAAAGGTTTGAAATTACCAAGGCATGTATTCTTTTCAGGAAGATACCCTCCTTATATTGAAAAGCAGGGAAAGAATATGCATTTATTGTCTGATGATGAGTTGATACAAGAAGCAGTGGCAATGGGAGGAATACCTGAAAAGCTTTTAAAGTATAAACGATTGGTGGAAAACGCAGTTAATACTCTTAGGGCAGACTACACAATTCTGGAGACATACGGTCATAATCCCCATATACATAAATTAGATATTGATATTTCTGTACTTTCGGGTACAAATGACGAATTGGCAACCATTGAAGATATGAAATGCTGGGAGCTGTATACTAAAAAAAGCTGTACATTTTACACTTTTGACGGAGGGCATTTTTACATTCACAAAAATGCCGAAGCAATAGTGAAAATTATAAATAATGCTTTGGCGGTCGCAGAATAG
- a CDS encoding BtrH N-terminal domain-containing protein: MNTLSRSIDGVPRYFAPYVNDCFQNAYGAIAAHFGLKPELILADYLSFMYDQDTGYIGLNYLHKPSRSFEFSEEQLNTSLEYVYFPAVTHYSRRDRNEVQKLPDNKIKISLYIEDNPQIAHERLIELINLGIPVITVVDMYHMSYHSAYHNAHGAHAVVVTGYNLEEGYVEIFDKYGLSKSDFDGRMSIEEFICSRNSDNDQGSYKKPIRNMWMEVSKNECFTPDYASCKNIIVESLSRMKGEKDILGFKCGLPALESFIKDLVYKRDTMPDDDLFYLLRYYNTAFKIVSRSRTRFMVFLKEISAMVDDIEEICDCFNNSSAKWEIASNLALRLALTKNKNVMSNICRQLELIKETESRAVEKLLKLSFKREA; the protein is encoded by the coding sequence ATGAATACTTTAAGCCGATCAATTGACGGAGTACCGCGATACTTCGCTCCTTACGTAAATGACTGTTTTCAAAATGCCTACGGAGCAATTGCAGCACACTTTGGGTTGAAACCGGAGTTGATTTTGGCCGACTATCTGTCTTTTATGTATGATCAAGATACAGGATATATAGGGCTAAATTATTTACATAAGCCCTCACGCTCTTTTGAGTTTTCTGAGGAACAGCTGAATACTTCCCTTGAATACGTTTACTTTCCGGCAGTTACACATTATAGCAGACGTGACAGAAATGAAGTACAAAAATTACCTGACAATAAAATAAAAATTTCCTTATATATTGAAGACAACCCCCAGATAGCTCATGAGAGGCTTATTGAACTGATAAACTTGGGAATTCCTGTGATAACAGTTGTAGACATGTATCATATGAGTTATCACAGTGCCTACCATAATGCTCATGGGGCACATGCTGTTGTTGTAACTGGATACAACCTGGAAGAAGGGTACGTGGAAATTTTTGATAAGTATGGACTATCCAAAAGTGATTTTGACGGAAGGATGTCTATAGAAGAGTTTATATGCTCAAGAAATTCAGATAATGATCAGGGTTCATATAAGAAGCCCATAAGAAATATGTGGATGGAAGTCAGTAAAAATGAATGTTTCACACCGGATTATGCCAGCTGTAAAAATATTATTGTTGAAAGCCTAAGCAGGATGAAGGGTGAAAAGGACATTTTGGGATTTAAATGCGGATTACCTGCATTGGAGAGTTTTATAAAGGATTTAGTATATAAAAGAGACACTATGCCGGATGATGATTTATTTTATCTTTTGAGGTATTACAACACGGCCTTTAAAATTGTGTCAAGGAGCAGGACAAGGTTTATGGTATTTCTCAAGGAAATATCAGCAATGGTTGATGATATAGAAGAAATCTGCGATTGCTTTAATAATTCTTCAGCCAAATGGGAAATAGCATCTAATTTGGCCCTTCGTTTAGCCTTAACAAAAAACAAGAATGTTATGAGCAATATATGCAGGCAACTGGAACTCATAAAAGAAACTGAAAGCCGTGCAGTTGAAAAGCTTCTTAAATTAAGCTTTAAACGGGAGGCATAA
- a CDS encoding thymidylate kinase: MQQEKNTSSVNGMLIVFEGISGCGKSESVRALRKYLTDNGYKTSVWEWNSNKVIRNIIKVFDSRGLLTPSIYSFFQWISFLIDYLFKVVPLLKKNYILIADRYIYTGLTRDDVNGAGGAMGRLLHRVVIKPTVVFFLDVSPEVCDRRIKKRGKELFHTNKLIRKNKLLKNKELYYLTKLRSKYLCLFNDKKIQNETNIITVNEDTDAVLKYVDDYISGRRETYEYFKPIN, translated from the coding sequence ATGCAACAAGAAAAAAATACATCAAGCGTGAACGGCATGTTGATAGTATTTGAGGGAATAAGTGGTTGTGGGAAAAGCGAGAGCGTAAGGGCTCTGAGAAAGTATCTTACCGATAATGGATATAAAACCAGTGTGTGGGAATGGAATTCAAATAAGGTAATAAGAAACATAATTAAAGTATTTGACTCCAGAGGATTACTGACACCTAGTATATACAGCTTTTTTCAATGGATTAGTTTTCTTATAGATTACCTTTTTAAAGTAGTTCCGCTTTTAAAGAAAAATTATATTTTAATTGCAGACAGATACATATATACTGGTTTGACCCGTGATGATGTAAACGGAGCGGGAGGAGCAATGGGAAGACTATTGCACAGGGTTGTTATAAAACCGACCGTGGTGTTCTTTCTGGATGTAAGTCCTGAAGTTTGTGATAGAAGAATCAAAAAAAGAGGAAAAGAGTTATTCCACACAAATAAGCTCATAAGAAAAAACAAGCTTTTGAAAAACAAAGAACTTTATTACCTGACTAAGCTGAGGAGCAAATATTTGTGTTTGTTTAACGATAAAAAAATCCAAAATGAAACCAATATTATTACAGTTAATGAAGATACTGATGCCGTGTTAAAATATGTCGATGATTATATTTCAGGCAGAAGGGAGACTTATGAATACTTTAAGCCGATCAATTGA
- a CDS encoding UDP-glucuronosyltransferase, translating into MGKRTVTILCSGFGLGLYIPGLLIDRRLREKGVYTEIEVFENLISQDKRDNIQKSRKAYHSNFAVALMSARMPMDIRQSIDNELADAMMKSWAKENRRDFILLSGHWLHIIDEYRTRIAPETVNAEILYVDCDLPPSWKSLQQYKPDYNQSYKEVWLYDFENTKIQYQIPIVNEEPIPILERPERFIIHGGGWGMGTYQGKIPELQEKGFELDIVLYEIQEASRKRIGDRCFMVDPSWRAWNKNERGSYEFPPLAQIIPDEEPIFENKEEYHELFDITKNTRAIIGKPGAGTLMDSLSSATPMIMLEPFGEHEKKNTRLWEKLGYGISYDTWKEKGFSMEILRELHENLVKGRKAALDYTEGYKYRNSL; encoded by the coding sequence ATGGGAAAAAGAACAGTAACAATACTCTGCTCAGGCTTTGGACTTGGGCTGTATATTCCGGGACTTCTTATAGACCGCAGATTACGGGAAAAAGGAGTTTATACTGAAATAGAAGTATTCGAAAATCTTATATCACAAGATAAGAGGGATAACATACAAAAGAGCCGGAAGGCATATCACAGTAATTTTGCTGTTGCATTAATGTCTGCACGAATGCCTATGGATATTCGTCAGAGTATTGACAACGAGCTTGCAGATGCGATGATGAAGAGCTGGGCTAAAGAGAACAGAAGGGATTTTATATTACTGTCTGGGCACTGGCTGCACATAATCGATGAATACAGAACAAGGATAGCTCCTGAAACTGTTAATGCAGAAATACTGTATGTTGACTGTGATTTGCCTCCGTCATGGAAAAGCCTTCAACAGTATAAGCCAGACTATAATCAAAGCTATAAAGAAGTTTGGCTGTATGATTTCGAAAACACTAAAATTCAGTATCAGATTCCAATTGTAAATGAAGAGCCAATCCCCATACTTGAAAGACCAGAGAGATTCATTATCCATGGAGGAGGCTGGGGTATGGGAACATATCAGGGGAAAATACCCGAGCTGCAGGAAAAAGGTTTTGAATTGGATATTGTATTGTATGAAATTCAGGAAGCTTCAAGAAAAAGGATAGGGGACAGGTGTTTTATGGTTGACCCTTCATGGAGGGCATGGAATAAAAATGAAAGAGGCAGTTATGAGTTTCCGCCCTTAGCTCAGATAATACCTGATGAAGAACCTATATTTGAAAATAAAGAAGAATATCATGAGCTTTTTGATATTACAAAGAATACAAGAGCAATCATTGGAAAGCCGGGTGCTGGGACCCTTATGGATTCATTATCATCTGCAACACCAATGATAATGCTGGAACCCTTTGGGGAGCATGAAAAAAAGAACACCCGGTTGTGGGAAAAACTTGGTTACGGAATTAGTTATGATACTTGGAAAGAAAAGGGTTTCTCTATGGAAATATTGCGAGAACTCCACGAAAACCTTGTAAAAGGCAGAAAAGCTGCTCTTGACTACACAGAGGGCTATAAGTACAGAAATAGCTTGTAG